The Gigantopelta aegis isolate Gae_Host unplaced genomic scaffold, Gae_host_genome ctg3525_pilon_pilon, whole genome shotgun sequence genome segment AGTTCATGAAGAACAAGTCCGAGAAACATTCATTCGATACATTTTTTACAAAAAGTGAGATATTGTTAGACTGTTTTTTGATTCATCTCCTTTTTAGCATGTTGGTGCTACAGTAGATGATGAACCAGCTGTTCAGCGTATTCTGTATAGTCAACCTGATAGTCCTGTCTCTTCTCTTTGTATTAGTTCAGTAAGTACTTAGTACATTAATGTTAACCTTATAGTAATTGGCCATTCtgcttgctctctctctctctctccccccccccctctctctctctctctctcttcccacTATACTAGTCTAACTCAAGTATCTTTGCTTTGGCCACATCACGAGAAGTCCTAGAGATTGAAGTTCCTGACATTATGTCATTGGATATAATGAATGATGAAGACACAAGTACTGACACCAACTTAAGTTCAAAGAGAAAGTatgacaataattattaattatcttaTATTCACATTTTCTGCATTGTCATTTCTGTACGTGTATTTTGGTTGGTCTCTCGCAGTTCTATACTTTTTGGTGCACGAAGTACTCCTGAACTGTCAGAAGATTACATCATGATCCAGCCAGGGATGTCCTCAATACGTCGAACAACTCAATCCATATCACCAGGTCATGTGTCATATTTACAGTCAGGAAACACATCTAGTATTGTAAGAGAAATGTCTGGTAGCTAGAGTTTATATTTGATGGGATTCTTTTGTAATGTAGTTATTGAAGAGGAGTGTACCATGTTTAAAAGAATGGCTTCACATCCTACATTAGCTTATTGTAAGTCTTACAGTAAAAACTAACTGCTAAAAGTTCAATTCATTGTATATCTATCAGACTTGACTGGAAGTGCAGATGGATCTATTAGAATGTTTGAATTTGGTATACCAAAACCAGTGTCTATTTTACGACGAGCTGGGGCAGGACCTGGTATAAACTAGAATCAGATTTACTCCACAAGGCAATAAAGTAGggaattaattttaacatagtttATTAATTGTTTGCAGTATGGAGTTACAGATTCAAGTGGAAAGCTTTCTCTTGGCAAGGAATACAAACTTATAACAAAGAACCATATCAGGTAAGGGATAACAATTTGTCTTCCATTTTTGTTGTGATATTTGTTCATAGATACTTAACCCTGTTAATACTCGCCGTAGTATTTCAGGACTTTGCCTTTTTGGGATCATCTAGTGTTATAGCTACATGTGGGGAATCTCCTGATAATAAGTGAGTTGTTAAGTTCATGATCAAGTTGTCATTTAATTTaggaatatttgtatttggGACACCTTAATGCCAACTAAGAACACTATTGTTAAAGGTATCTTTTTGTTTGAGATGTTAGTTGCTACTACTTTGTATAGAATGGGTGTGTCACGAGAGTGGAGCCTCATGCATTGTTTTCTCTAGTACTAAAACAGAGGCTAATATTGGTGGACGAAGAGGAGAAATCTGTATCCTTAATCATTAAAAGCACACTAACCCAAAAATAAATGCATATGATGTTAACATGTTTGTATGCGCTTATAAACTCAGTCCTTGACTTGTACAAATAAGATATATTTGATGTACGGTCTCAAGCAGTAGTATCTAAGCCTGTTGTCCATTCTGCAGCAGTTTCCTGTATTGTTCTCAATGACACTGATGGTTACTTCATCACAGGAGCTGTAGACGGTGGAAATCAAAGTGTGGGACCTCACAACAGTGACTGAGTTGACATCTATACTGGGGAGTCACTCACGTTCTCGCCTCTTTCGTCCTGATGGTGGCGTCATGGATATGGTGGTTGATTCAGAAGGTTGTTTATATTCTTGTGGAGGTGATGGAACAGTTAAAGTGCACTCTTTAGATCTACCGGTATTTAGCTAACAATAATAATCTATAATAATAAgtccattatattgttttacaatgcTAATAATTTTTTCATATCAATGGTGTGTCTTTTCTTATCTATTGTCATTGTTCTAAATAAGGAAGCTGCCATTACATGCCAAAAACATTAATAGTGAAGACTACTAACTATCTCGTTTGAGGTTTAGTTTCTCATTCATGCAAGAATCAAAAGATTTCTGAGTTTTCCTACAGCGATTGTGTTCTTGGTTGTTATAATCCAGACAAGTCCAGTGTTCAGTGAAGACTTCATTACAAGAACCTTTTGACTTTACGGAAAAAGAACTCTGTAGCACCATTGTGTCACCTAGATAGAATACAAGTTATTAAATTTCCACCTTTTTGTCCTGAGGAGAAAAGGGTCTGGcataatgtaaaacaatgaTTGTTTTGATGAattcttgttttaattatattcacTTATTATAATCAGGAGTACGAGATCAACAGAGATCAGTTCTGTATGGATTCTGATGACAATATAGGCTACAAATCCAGTGAGAAACTTGATGCTGGTTAGGAAGTAGGAGAACTTTAAACAAgatttgtgttgtgtgtgattgAAGgcttgatatatattttgcagcACAAACTATTAAACCACCAGATCCTTCCTCATGTCTTCATTAGTGCACAAGTACTCATACTAATAAGTTTTATGTAAGTCTGTATTATCTATATACGTAGCTTTTGTGTAAAATAGTCAAACTGGCTACTTATCTATTATATAGTGATATGCAGAGAGGCTATTAAATTAAGTACCTTACCTCCTTGCCTTCCTGCAGACATTTTTCTGGGATCATTACCCTCTATTCTACATTGCATAAATGCATCATTCTTAGTTTTACAGTAGGTGCCATAATGATGAGCTGCACCCATTAGCAGTGCCGAAGTAACAGTTAGTCCTCAACATCAAGATCTCGAGCACTTATTTCAGCCGCATGTTTGTTCTGAATAAAGCCCAAGCAGGACACACCCACTCTCATAActgtaaacattgtatttcTCTGGGGTATCATTATGCTCCTTTCTTTGCAGTTCCTGCCAAATAGCATTATGagacagttggtttgaaattaTTCAAACGTCTAGCAGAAAATAATAGGCATGTCAAAAATATCGAGATTTGATTGAAACTATATTATTCAGTCACATAGACACAGTTAATTTACTATGAAGGCGGTTGTTCTGAAGGTCGATGTTTCTGATAATGTGCATATGCTTCAATAGTCCTTTTAACCCAGGAAGCAAAGTCCACAGTTGCTGCTTCAGAATCAGTGACAAATTTATGTGACTGCAATAGAAAGAGAAATCAGTATAATATTACATCCTAAGTGAATAATGAAATTTGTATCTCACAAGTGCCATTGAAGTGTTCATAACCTGTTACTTAGCATTCATAAATGTTAActagtaatatattaattatgcaattttataaaaaaaggcAATCCTCagtcatatacatacatgtatgtacttataatcacataaattaaatgtgtagtttttcatgtacatgtgaTGTTATTATTACAAGATTAGTTCTAAGTGTTTCAACTGTTCTGGTGAAATAATAGTCATTtcctataatattattaaatatcgaTCTCCCTCCCCAATACAGttcaaagagagagaaaaaactatAATCCTACAATGTGGATTGTAAATTATTTGTTAACACTGAATACACTTTCAACAATTACTATTGTATAATTATGATCCACCTTGACTCATGTGATCTTCAAACAAGGTGGTTTATCAGAATATGATTATGATGcactttcaaaacaaaaaacaacaagtgtgaacaaaaaaaaagctgGATTAAagtgaattaaattttataGCGTATGCCAAGTCTGTAtatcttttgtttttcacaGTTGACTGTTGGAAGTAAATCATTGACTGTTAATTAAAATCAGTGTGCTTAAACACATGCCATTATTAGTCATAGTGGCAGTAGTGactgtgtatgtatttaaatcCATCAACTTTTAAGGTTATGTGAATCTCAGTGTGAAAAAGATTACTTACTAATAATGTTGTTAAGTCTCCTCTCTTCTTCACATCTTTCTGCAAACTATGTAAAGAAAGtggaaagtacatgtactatagtGCTAGCCCAATTTGGTAAACTATTGCGATATCATTGTACTATTATTTTGTGAAGTCGCTAAATGTTATTCTCCCACTCGTACTACTAACCACAAATCAACAAAGCTACAAAATTCTTCATTAAAATATTCAGCTGGCAAACGAGGAGGCTCCTACAAAAAAGATAGAAATAACAAACTGTTAGTTTATCCTTTTATCAGTGACGTTCAATAGGTACAACACAAACATGTATACACAAGGAAACAGCTACATCATTTATGGTTCAAAGTTCAAATAAGAAAGCCTAAAAGTAGTAGTCAGATGTTATGTATCTTTGACATCAATTATATAGATCAATAACTCTGTAGTAAACTAATTACTACATATAATAATCAATTTATTACTTACACTGTGAAATATGATCTGTAACAACTCAAATATAGGCATTCGTACAGCATTAGCATGAGAGGCAAGTGGATTACCCTTTGGACGAGGAGGTAATGTACCTAAAAGTGAATTAATATGTAGTTGTAATTAATATGTAGTTGTCAATATTATTAGATCAATTTAGAAGATTTCATTTCTATAGTGATACTATTCCTACTATACTCTATAATATGTATTTGTCATTAGATCAATATAGGACATTTCATTACTATAGTGATACTATTCCTACTATACTctatttatataaactttaacATCTGCCTTGTTAAGTTCATttataaagtattaaaataatccACTAGTTTATATTAGCCTACAAGTTATAGCTACAAGTTACCTGCATTACTCATAAGCAAAGTATTGTCTTAAAAGAGTATACTATGAGCTCAAAGAAGCATAAGCATCGGAATTAAAAAATTTTCTGGGAGATTATGCCCTCACACCCCCTTAATGCTTCTTTAGAACTATTATTTTACCTGACCTTAATTCCCACTCTTACATACTATGCAGCAATTCACTTTTGCCCCTACCTTACAATTTTCTAAATGAAGTATACCAACTCACTCAAAATGGGATCTTAGGTCACTTTAAGCTACAAGTATGTGCCTATAGTCTTCCACTACTTTTAACAACATAGAGAACCTAAAACCTAAGATGCTGACtctttattaatttatagtGTCCTATTACACGTCAAAAGGTAAGTAGTTGTAAAGATGTAAACACTTCACTATGTCAATAAAACTTGAGGGAGTACTGTTGTAAATTGAGGGTAAATAGGTGTCAGTTATGGAGTATATAGCATCTTCTATGTGCATGGAgtaataataactaataatcTATAAAGGAATATTTGTGCATTAAAGTTATAAAGCTATACGAAAGTCATAATATAAAGAATATTACACCAGGGAGACTGTTGCATTTCTTCTTAATTTGTTCCTAGGAGGCATTGGTATAGGATAACTGCCTATAGC includes the following:
- the LOC121392207 gene encoding LOW QUALITY PROTEIN: NADH dehydrogenase [ubiquinone] 1 alpha subcomplex subunit 8-like (The sequence of the model RefSeq protein was modified relative to this genomic sequence to represent the inferred CDS: deleted 1 base in 1 codon), yielding MGAAHHYGTYCKTKNDAFMQCRIEGNDPRKCLQEGKESKGSCNEVFTEHWTCLDYNNQEHNRCRKTQKSFDSCMNEKLNLKRDS